The Cellulophaga lytica DSM 7489 nucleotide sequence CTGTAGTGTATGTCTCTCAGAATGAGCAGAAATAAATACCATTAATTGTACACCATCTAATGTACCAAAAGACATTTCTCCGTAATGATTTCTTAAGTTATCTTTTGTTTTTTTAGCATATTTAATATTTTGTTTTCTTTTTGCAACAAAAGCTTTAATAGTTTCTTTATGGCTGCCAAACTTACCGCTAGGCTCAATTGCAGATGGCGCTTTAGCTTTATTTTTTCTATTTAACATTACACCAATCACCTCATCATCAGTAAATTTAACTTCTTTTCTTTTAGATGCGTCTGCTGGCACTTGCACTGCCTTTTCTACCACACTAAAAATAGAGCTCTCTGATATTGCTATATGCTCTACGCACTCTGCTACAGACCAAGACTCTGGACTTGCTTTAAAGTTTAACTGCTCACTACTTAATCCTTTAATAGTTTTTAACAACTTTTTACTTGTCCTAGTCATTTCTGTTACTACTAACTCTTTATCTGCATTATTTAACCCTTGTTTTGATGGAACAAAACCTAATAATAGTAATGCCAATAATCCGTAAACTAATTTCTT carries:
- a CDS encoding DinB family protein, which gives rise to MKKLVYGLLALLLLGFVPSKQGLNNADKELVVTEMTRTSKKLLKTIKGLSSEQLNFKASPESWSVAECVEHIAISESSIFSVVEKAVQVPADASKRKEVKFTDDEVIGVMLNRKNKAKAPSAIEPSGKFGSHKETIKAFVAKRKQNIKYAKKTKDNLRNHYGEMSFGTLDGVQLMVFISAHSERHTLQIKEIMNNENFPKN